A stretch of the Comamonas testosteroni TK102 genome encodes the following:
- the gap gene encoding type I glyceraldehyde-3-phosphate dehydrogenase, with translation MTIKVGINGFGRIGRNVLRSAVQNFSDIEIVGINDLLEPDYLAYMLKYDSVHGRFDGEVSVEGNTLVVNGKKIRLTQERDPANLKWNEVGADIVIESTGLFLTKETAQKHIDAGAKKVILSAPSKDDTPMFVFGVNHGTYKGEAIISNASCTTNCLAPVAKVLNDKWGIKRGLMTTVHAATATQKTVDGPSNKDWRGGRGILENIIPSSTGAAKAVGVVIPELNKKLTGMSFRVPTSDVSVVDLTVELNSEATYEEICAEMKAQSQGALKGVLGYTEDKVVATDFRGETCTSVFDAEAGIALDKTFVKVVSWYDNEWGYSNKCLEMVRVVAK, from the coding sequence ATGACGATCAAGGTTGGTATCAACGGCTTCGGCCGCATTGGCCGCAACGTGCTGCGTTCCGCAGTGCAAAACTTCTCCGACATCGAAATCGTCGGCATCAACGACCTGCTGGAGCCCGACTACCTGGCTTACATGCTGAAGTACGACAGCGTGCACGGTCGTTTCGACGGTGAAGTTTCTGTCGAAGGCAACACCCTGGTCGTCAACGGCAAGAAGATTCGCCTGACGCAAGAGCGCGATCCCGCCAACCTGAAGTGGAACGAAGTCGGCGCCGACATCGTGATCGAGTCCACCGGCCTGTTCCTGACCAAGGAAACCGCCCAGAAGCACATCGACGCAGGCGCCAAGAAGGTCATCCTGTCCGCTCCCTCCAAGGACGACACGCCCATGTTCGTGTTCGGCGTGAACCACGGCACCTACAAGGGCGAAGCCATCATCTCCAATGCTTCGTGCACCACCAACTGCCTGGCTCCCGTGGCCAAGGTGCTGAACGACAAGTGGGGCATCAAGCGCGGCCTGATGACCACCGTGCACGCAGCAACCGCCACGCAAAAGACCGTGGACGGCCCTTCCAACAAGGACTGGCGCGGCGGCCGCGGCATTCTGGAAAACATCATTCCCTCCAGCACTGGCGCAGCCAAGGCCGTGGGCGTTGTGATCCCCGAGCTGAACAAGAAGCTGACCGGCATGTCCTTCCGCGTGCCCACTTCCGACGTGTCCGTGGTTGACCTGACCGTGGAGCTGAACAGCGAAGCCACCTACGAAGAAATCTGCGCCGAAATGAAGGCCCAATCCCAAGGCGCCCTGAAGGGCGTGCTGGGTTACACCGAAGACAAGGTCGTTGCCACCGACTTCCGCGGCGAGACCTGCACCTCCGTGTTCGATGCCGAAGCCGGTATCGCCCTGGACAAGACCTTTGTGAAGGTCGTGTCCTGGTACGACAACGAGTGGGGCTATTCCAACAAGTGCCTGGAAATGGTGCGCGTGGTGGCCAAGTAA